Proteins co-encoded in one Acidovorax sp. 69 genomic window:
- a CDS encoding IS3 family transposase (programmed frameshift), which yields MESGIKRTQRDYTLAFKLAVVEQVEKGQLTCKGAQRKYGIQGNSTVLAWLRKHGRLGWTAGASSAAMPIDKSEETFTPEQQIKALKVQLEQAQQKAQLFESIIDVLRKDYGVRVGKKAFGQVLSQDLIQGLSVKRACQYMGHSRQAYYQSRRREAGRLATSQAVVGLVRELRMRQPRIGTRKLHHLLHEPLQRQGIALGRDAMFDVLRNAKLLVAPRRAYHKTTDSHHRFRRHPNLLKAGPQQVRASASEQVWVADITYLPTQGKFVYLSLVTDAYSRKIVGWHVHESLQTEEVAQAMKMALSGRSSRQQLVHHSDRGIQYCSAYYQALHQRHGVTCSMTDGYDCYQNALAERVNGILKTELLLQRPADLAQARRMVEQSVGIYNCERPHLSLKMKTPDAVHRASLAG from the exons ATGGAATCGGGGATCAAACGCACACAGCGCGACTACACGCTCGCCTTTAAATTGGCGGTGGTCGAGCAAGTAGAAAAAGGCCAACTCACTTGCAAAGGGGCGCAGCGCAAGTACGGCATCCAGGGTAACTCGACGGTGTTGGCGTGGCTTCGCAAGCACGGCCGCCTGGGCTGGACGGCTGGGGCATCATCTGCAGCCATGCCAATAGACAAGAGCGAAGAGACGTTCACCCCCGAGCAGCAGATCAAGGCGCTGAAGGTACAGCTTGAGCAGGCGCAGCAGAAGGCCCAGCTGTTCGAGTCCATCATCGACGTGCTGCGCAAGGACTACGGGGTGCGTGTCG GTAAAAAAGCCTTCGGGCAAGTCCTCTCGCAAGACCTCATCCAGGGGTTGAGCGTGAAGAGGGCTTGCCAGTACATGGGCCACAGCCGGCAGGCGTATTACCAAAGCAGGCGCCGCGAGGCCGGTCGCCTGGCTACGTCGCAGGCGGTGGTGGGATTGGTTCGTGAGCTGCGTATGCGCCAGCCGCGAATCGGCACGCGCAAGCTACACCATCTGCTGCACGAGCCACTGCAGCGCCAAGGGATCGCCCTGGGCCGCGATGCGATGTTCGACGTACTGCGCAATGCCAAGCTGCTGGTGGCGCCTCGTCGGGCGTACCACAAGACCACAGACAGCCACCATCGTTTCAGGCGCCACCCCAATCTGCTCAAGGCCGGGCCGCAACAAGTACGCGCCAGCGCCAGTGAACAGGTCTGGGTGGCTGATATCACCTACCTGCCCACGCAAGGCAAGTTCGTGTACCTGAGCCTAGTCACGGATGCATACTCCAGAAAGATCGTGGGCTGGCACGTGCATGAGAGCCTGCAGACCGAAGAGGTGGCGCAAGCCATGAAGATGGCGCTGTCAGGGCGGAGCAGTCGTCAGCAACTCGTGCACCATTCAGACCGTGGCATCCAGTACTGCTCGGCGTACTACCAGGCGCTGCACCAGCGGCACGGCGTGACCTGCTCGATGACAGATGGCTATGACTGCTACCAGAATGCACTGGCCGAGCGGGTCAACGGCATACTGAAGACAGAGTTGCTGCTGCAGCGTCCTGCGGATCTTGCCCAGGCCAGACGCATGGTCGAGCAGTCGGTAGGGATCTACAACTGCGAGAGGCCCCATCTGTCGCTGAAAATGAAAACGCCCGATGCGGTGCATCGGGCGTCCTTGGCCGGGTAG